One window of Camelina sativa cultivar DH55 chromosome 4, Cs, whole genome shotgun sequence genomic DNA carries:
- the LOC104779817 gene encoding regulator of G-protein signaling 1 has product MANECAKTGGCPSDYVAVAISVICFFVLLSRSVLPCLIHKAPRTNSSSFWIPVIQVVSSFNLLFSIMMSVNLLRIRTKHWWRYCYLWAVWIEGPLGFGLLMSCRITQAFQLYFIFVKKRLPPVKSYIFLPLVLLPWIFVSAIIHAKRPLNRQCHMGPRWTFPVAGLHAFYVLALIAFTRAVRHVEFRFDELRDLWKGILVSATSIIIWVTAFVLNEIYDEISWLQVSSRFVLLVTGGILVVVFFSISSNQPLLSQISLKKREQFEFQRMGQALGIPDSGLLFRKEEFRPVDPNEPLDKLLLNKRFRQSFMEFADSCYAGETLHFYEEVYDHGKIPVDDSTRRIYMARHIMEKFIVAGAEMEVNLSHKTRQEILTTQDLTHPDLFKNALNEVMQLIKMNLVRDYWSSIFFIKFKEVESCDEAMHKEGWSFSSPRLSSVQGSDDPFYQEHMSKSSRCSSPG; this is encoded by the exons ATGGCGAATGAATGTGCTAAAACTGGAGGTTGTCCCAGCGATTACGTCGCCGTTGCAATTTCAGTAATCTGCTTCTTCGT GCTTCTATCGCGTTCAGTCTTACCGTGTTTGATTCACAAGGCTCCTCGTACTAACAGTAGCAGTTTCTGGATCCCTGTTATTCAAGTTGTCTCCAGCTTCAATCTTTTGTTCTCAATTATG ATGTCAGTTAATTTGCTTCGAATCAGGACGAAACATTGGTGGCGATATTGCTATCTTTGGGCAG TGTGGATCGAAGGACCACTTGGATTCGGTTTGCTGATGAGCTGCCGTATAACTCAGGCGTTTCAACTCTACTTCATATTTGTCAA GAAACGTCTACCACCCGTAAAATCCTACATATTCCTACCTCTTGTTTTGTTGCCATGGATCTTTGTATCTGCTA taatCCACGCAAAAAGGCCTCTCAATCGTCAATGCCACATGGGTCCTCGATGGACTTTCCCAGTTGCAGGCCTTCATGCTTTCTATGTCCTTGCCTTAATTGCATTCACAAGAGCTGTCCGACATGTAGAATTTAGATTTGATGAGCTTAGAGATCTCTGGAAAGGAATTCTTGTCTCAGCCACTTCAATCATTATATGGGTAACAGCGTTTGTATTAAACGAGATTTATGATGAAATCTCTTGGCTTCAGGTTTCTTCAAGATTTGTACTTTTAGTCACG ggTGGGATTCTTGTAgttgtcttcttctccatctcgaGTAACCAACCTCTTCTTTCACAAATCAGcttgaaaaaaagagaacagTTTGAGTTTCAAAGAATGGGTCAAGCTCTAGGCATACCTGATAGTGGATTATTATTTCGAAAGGAGGAGTTTCGACCTGTTGACCCTAACGAGCCACTCGATAAGCTTCTTCTCAATAAAAGATTTCGCCAATCGTTTATGGAGTTTGCTGATAG CTGCTACGCTGGAGAAACATTGCATTTCTATGAAGAAGTGTATGATCATGGTAAAATCCCGGTAGATGATTCGACAAGAAGAATCTACATGGCTAGACATATCATGGAGAAGTTCATTGTCGCAG GAGCGGAAATGGAAGTAAACTTATCTCATAAAACCCGGCAAGAGATCTTAACCACTCAAGATCTAACTCATCCTGATCTCTTCAAAAACGCATTAAATGAAGTGATGCAATTGATCAAGATG AACTTGGTGAGAGATTACTGgtcatccatcttcttcatcaagttcAAAGAAGTGGAGAGCTGTGACGAGGCAATGCATAAGGAAGGATGGAGCTTTTCATCTCCAAGACTAAGTTCAGTTCAAGGCTCTGATGATCCGTTCTATCAAGAACATATGTCAAAGAGTTCAAGATGCAGTAGTCCCGGTTAA
- the LOC104779816 gene encoding uncharacterized protein LOC104779816 has product MGFIALQSWSRGASTSLHLLRPRPGPPVGSNPKLYVAPAVQAVTSFKFDVRASSSRKSLKNPKRESQQGKDITTRNVTEEEVTSPRFEEAQVDTDVVVVAPREEVLQACTVTSGLMAALGLIIRKASQVASTEGLPVPDCSSDIPFGFETWHLGLIAGIVVFISSSRLLLLKYWPDFADSSEAANRQILTSLEPLDYLVVAMLPGISEEMLFRGALMPLVGANWNGIVAVGLIFGLLHLGSGRKYSFAVWASIVGIVYGYAAVLSSSLVVPMAAHALNNLVGGLLWRRSSNSKIKVTGVK; this is encoded by the exons ATGGGTTTTATCGCTCTGCAATCTTGGAGCAGAGGAGCTTCAActtctcttcatctccttcgTCCTCGTCCAGGACCTCCAG TTGGCTCCAACCCTAAGCTATATGTTGCTCCAGCAGTACAAGCAGTTACT AGTTTTAAGTTTGATGTAAGAGCCTCTTCAAGTCGTAAATCACTTAAGAACCCCAAAAGAGAGTCTCAACAAGGTAAAGACATAACCACAAGAAATGttacagaagaagaagtgacTTCTCCAAGATTTGAGGAAGCTCAAGTTGATACTGATGTTGTTGTCGTTGCTCCTCGAGAAGAAGTGCTTCAGGCGTGCACTGTAACTTCTGGTTTAATGGCTGCACTAGGTCTGATCATCAGGAAG GCGTCTCAGGTTGCTTCCACTGAAGGATTACCAGTCCCAGACTGCTCTAGTGACATACCAT TTGGGTTTGAAACTTGGCATCTCGGGTTAATTGCTGGAATTGTAGTGTTTATATCATCAAGCAGGTTATTGCTACTTAAATATTGGCCAGATTTTGCTGATTCTAGTGAAGCAGCAAACCGACAG ATTCTTACTTCGCTCGAACCTTTAGATTACCTTGTTGTTGCAATGCTACCTGGAATTAGTGAG GAAATGCTCTTTAGAGGTGCATTGATGCCTTTAGTCGGAGCCAATTGGAACGGTATTGTGGCGGTTGGACTCATCTTCGGTTTACTTCATCTAGGAAGTGGAAGAAAGTATTCTTTTGCAGTTTG GGCGTCGATTGTTGGTATAGTCTATGGTTATGCAGCGGTTTTATCGTCGAGTCTTGTTGTTCCGATGGCCGCCCACGCGCTCAACAACTTGGTCGGAGGTCTGTTGTGGCGACGTAGTTCCAACTCCAAGATCAAAGTCACTGGagtgaaataa
- the LOC104783531 gene encoding uncharacterized protein LOC104783531 gives MARNNIHEVWESGVGYSVDMDARTCGCRKWQMVGIPCSHAASVIIGKKEKVEDYASDYYTKKRWRETYLDGIRTVQGMPLWPRLNKLPVLPPPWRRGNPGRPSNHARRKGRNESSSSSNTKKMTREKKDHDML, from the coding sequence ATGGCCAGAAACAACATACATGAGGTATGGGAGAGTGGTGTAGGTTATAGTGTTGATATGGATGCAAGAACTTGTGGATGCAGGAAGTGGCAAATGGTTGGAATCCCATGTTCTCATGCGGCAAGTGTGATAATAGGGAAAAAAGAGAAGGTTGAGGATTATGCCTCTGACTACTACACAAAGAAAAGGTGGCGAGAGACATACCTTGATGGTATTAGGACTGTGCAAGGGATGCCACTGTGGCCTAGACTGAATAAGTTGCCTGTATTGCCACCACCATGGAGAAGAGGAAATCCAGGAAGGCCTTCTAACCATGCTCGGAGGAAAGGAAGAAAtgaatcttcgtcttcttcaaatACCAAGAAGATGACAAGGGAAAAAAAGGATCATGACATGCTCTAA